The sequence CGTTAAAAAACTGATGATAACCATAAGCGCAATTTCAGCGACCATAAGGGTTGAATGCCCGTCAAACCTTGAGTCATCTCGCCATTCTTTAATATGACATACGAAGGTGTCACTTGTCCTTGCCAATCAGCGAAGATGCTGCCTTCTTGATCATTTATCGTCGTAAAGCGATAGCTGTTTTCATTAAGGTAGCGATGCAGCTCTTGGTCAGTACCTGATTTAATAGCAATCGTAACGACCGGATAATCATTTGCGGCGGCAAGTCTGTCTATGGTCGGCGAGGTGATACTACAAATGGGACACCACGTGCCCCAAAAATACACCAGCGTTGGTTGTTCATTGCTCAGCGCCGCTAAGTCAACGACTTGCCCTTGATAATCGGTCAGTTGCAATTGCGGGTTGGCTGGCATGATAGGCTGTCGCCACCAATTAATAGCGGTATAAATAACAGCAAATACCAAGCCATATATGAGGATATTTTTAGCGATAGACAACCCCTTTTGCTTGGGTGTTTTCTTTGGCTTTTTAATGGATTTTTCAGTATCAGTATCAGTATCAGTCGTCATAATGGCTGCTTTTTTGCTATAGGTTTTGTATAAATGGCTTTGATAAGTGGTTGTTGATAGATAAAAATAAACGGCTGAAATGTCAGCCGTATTATTCATAAACTTTATTAAACCGTGTTCAGTGTTGGTATTTTAAAATGACTGATTAAGGTTTTTGCGCACGGTTTTGTAATGGATCACCGAGCAGGACACTACCAGAGTTTTCGAGGCGCTCATCATCGCTTAGCTTACTGGCTGATACTTTAGATTTTCTTTTCCATTTCAAACTATACAAGTCATCACGGCGATCAAGCAGATTATGTACCGAGCCTTCGTTACGGACATGAATAAGCTTGTCTAAGTTCACATCTGAGAAGAATACCATCTCAGTGTTGGCAGTGGTTTCTGCCATAATCGCATCATGCGGGAAAGCAAAATCTGATGGCGAGAAGATAGAGGACTGCGCATATTGAATATCGAGACTTTCAACCTGTGGTAAGTTACCAACCGAACCACAAATCATCACATAGCATTCGTTTTCAATTGCACGTGCTTGGGCGCAGTGGCGCACGCGTAGATAGCCGTTTTGCGTGTCTGTCCAAAAAGGCACGAACAAGATGTCCATGTCATCAAGTGCCATGAGGCGGGCAAGCTCAGGGAATTCAACGTCATAACAGACCAAAATACCAATACGACCGGCATCGGTATCAAACACCTTAACCTCGTCACCGCCTTCGATGACCCAAGCGCTACGCTCATGCGGGGTAATATGGATTTTGCGCTGCTCTTCGACCGTACCATCGCGGCGGCACAAGTAGCTGACATTATATAACGTATCGTCCTCGTCCAAGTACGGCATCGAGCCTGTAATGACGTTGACGTTGTAGCTGACCGCTAAATGCGATATCTCATTTTTAAACCATTCGGTATAACCGGCTAAAAATCGAATAGCGACGTTTTGATCCGTCGATTCACACAGACCCATCAGCGGTGCGTTAAAGAACTCTGGTAAACAAGCAAAGTCAGAGTTGTAATCAGCCATAATATCGACAAAGAATTCGACTTGCTGCAGCAGCTCTTCAGGTGACTCGACTTCACGCATTTGCCATTGGATGCCACCAATACGCACCTCAGACTTACGAGTGTTTGGCTTATAATCTTGTGGCTCATAATAAATATTTGCCCACTCAAGTAGAGTAGCAAAACCTTTAGATTGTTTATCGTCAGGCAAATAAGCCGTTAAGATACGCTTGACGATAAAGCCATTTGAGAGTTGGAAAGACAATGCAGAATCATGAATTTCACGAGCCGCGACGGCTTCAATATATTCGCCAGGTGTGAGATCTTGATGGTTATGATAGTTCGGGATACGACCACCAGCCAAAATAGCTCGGAAGTTTAACTGGCGACACAGCTCTTTACGGGCATCGTATAATCGACGTCCTAGGCGATAACCACGGTATTCAGGGTCGATCAGCGCATCTAAACCGTAAATAGCATCGCCTTCAGGGTTGTCTCTGATAATCTCTTTATGACCAATCAAGTCGTCGTAGGTGTGCGGGTTAGAAAACGTGGCATAATCAACACGCATAGATAACACGATGCCAATCAATTGATCATGATCAAATAAAGCGATCTGACCTTCAGGGAAGGCATCGATTAAGGTATTGATAGTGTTCTTTGACCATGCACCGCCCAAGTTGACATAGACACGATCCATCAGTGCTTTTAATTGTGGATAGTCTTTTTTCTTGATTTCAGCGATGGTTAGATGAAAGTCGTCTAGTTTTTCTATTTTGCTCATAATGTTCCTGTTTTGGATCTTTATTAATTTTAGTGATATCAATTTTAGTGATATCAATTTTAGTGATATCAATTTTAGTGATATCAAATAGCATGCGTTGCCACAATTCAGTTGGCAATTTTTTGTGTAAAAAAAGTGATAAAAATATTCCAATCATAAAATATTACCGTTACAATCAATTATCATTGTATTTACAATAAGTTATGAAGATAATTTATCTTATGACTTCTGTCAGCTTTGGCGTTACTGACGTGTTTTTTGAACCTCATATCATTTTAAAGTAGCTACAAATTAGAGTGTCTGTAAATTAAATTAGCTATGAATTAAAGTGACTATAAATTTAAATTGAAGTGACTTTAAAATTTTTCATAATGTTCACAAACAGTCGTTGGGATTAATACAAGCCAAGTGTTTGGTACAGATTTTAACCTGAGGATGTCAGTATAGATCTTCTATTAGCTTAACATTATTTTTAAATAGCATATCTTAGGACGCTTCGTTTTGGTCTATTTGCTTTGCTGGTTATCATAACAAGCTACTCAAGTAATGACAGTTTAACGTGGTAACTATTTGCTACGTTTTTGTGAGTCGCTGTCTTTTTTCATTGGGGCATCGTTTTGTTTAGCCGTATTTAATCGGTTTTTTAGGATTGTTTTATTATGCCCTCAAGTCACAACAATAGAGTCAGTAGCTGGGATGAGATAGAAGACTCAGCGCTGGTTCAATTGGTGTATGTTAGTAGTTTGACACTTGTCTCACGTTTAAGTGCCTCTATATTTGATGAAGTAGAATGTCATGCGCGTAACTATAATCAACAGCATGGCATTACAGGTACTCTATGTTATGGTAGTGGTCATTTTTTGCAATGCATCGAGGGTGAGAAAGCGCACGTATTTGCCTTAAAGCAACGCATATTTGCGGATAAGCGCCATAAGAATACTGAAATATTGCTGTTACAGACGATAGAACATCGCCGTTTTGCGGATTGGCGTATGCGCTTATTATTTTTAGAGCGTTGGTTATGGTCACCAGCGAGCAAAAAGCAAGCCGCACAGTTATCGCCATATTTGCCATTTGCGCCGCATAATTGGTCGCCTGATCGTACCGAGAATTTTTTACAAATCATCAAAACCTTTGATACGCCGCCACATATCAAAGCGGCTGGTATTACCTATAATGCACTGGGCAATATGTTTCGTCATATCGCCGCCCCGCACCAAGCATTTTTAATCGTTCAAGGTTTTTTAAGTGTGTTATTAGTGGTAGCGCTAGTGTTGTTATTTTTATAAATAATCGCTTTGATAAGCCAAAAAAAGACGCTAAACCATCACGTTTAGCATCTTTTTCATACTCTTATTTATTACTTTAATTATTAAATAAGCACTTACATATCAAAAATCTTGCCACGGTTCATAATGTTATTCGGATCAAAGACTTTTTTTACCTCTCGTAAGTACTCAATCTCAATCTCGCTGCGGCTATATTGTAAATAGGGCTTTTTAGTCATACCGACGCCATGTTCGGCAGAGACTGAACCGCCATATTTTTGCACCGTCTCAAACACGTGTTTGTTGACGATTTGACATTCAGCAAAGAAATCATCTTTGCTCATGTTTTCAGGCTTTAGAATATTAAGGTGCAAGTTACCATCACCGATATGCCCGAACCAGCAAACCTCAAAGTCAGGGTAGTTGCTGCTAACGATGTGATCAATCTCGGTGATAAACTCAGGGACATAGCTTATCAGTACGGATACATCGTTCTTATAAGGGGTAAATACTGAAATGGTTTCAGAGATGTATTCGCGCAATTTCCACAGCTCTTCAGCCTGTGCCAAGCTCTGGCTCATGACACCATCGACGACCCAGCCTTGCTCCATACAATGCTCAAATATCGCCATGGCTTTATCCATGATCGGCTCGTATGGCGCTTCAAACTCTAATAGCGTATAGAACTTGGTACGCGACTCAAATGGTTCTTGTACTTGACCGTGTGCCATCAACTTATCAATAGCCACATCATCAAAGAATTCAAAAGCGGTCAAATCAATCTTCGCTTGAAAGGCTGATAGCACATTCATCACATCATTAAAGCTGTCCATACCAAGTACCATGACATTTAAGTCTTGTGGCTGACGCTCAAGCTTGATTTGCGCATGAGTGACAAGCCCAAGCGTGCCTTCGCTACCGATAAACAATTGACGCAAGTCATAACCAGTGGCGTTTTTGACCATACCGCGGTTGAGCTGTAAGATATCGCCTTTACCAGTGACCACTGTCAGCCCCATGATCCATTGACGAGTCATGCCGTAGCGTATGACTTTGATACCGCCTGCATTAGTGCCGATATTACCACCGATTTGGCTTGAGCCAGCTGAGGCAAAGTCAACAGGGTAATAAAGGTCTTTCGATTCAGCAAATTGTTGCAACTGCTGAGTAATGACGCCTGCTTCGACTTCAACTATTCGATCGGCTGGATAGAACTGTCCGATATGGTTCATCTTATCCATACTGACGACAATCTCGCCATTGGCGGCGACGGCGCCAGCTGACAAACCGGTACGACCGCCACTTGGCGTTAGGACGACATTATGCTCATTGGCAAGCAGTACGATGGCTTGTACTTGCTCAGTAGTCTTCGGAAAGACGATGGCAGCAGCGGCAGGCGCAAAATGCTTGGTCCAGTCCTTGCCCCAATGCTCTAAGCTCTCAGGGTCGGTTTTGATTTGGCTGGCGTCAAACTGATGAACATCCATCAAAGTGCTCAAAATAGTTTGAACAGCAGCTGTAAGGGTTGCAGAGGTACTTTGGCTAGATAAAGAAGTCATGGTCAAATCTCGGTATAAACGTAAGCGCTATGCCTAAAGGGGATTATTATATCGCTAAATGGATATAAACATAGCCACATAGGTATGTTTATATAGTACGTATTTATATGATTATAAGTGAGCCAATAAAGTAATGATAGAAAGATGTCATGCTGCGTGCTTATATGGCTGTAAATGGCAAAAAATAGTTTAATAAACGTCGAACAGCGTGATTTACTATAGCATAAAAATTTTTCAGGCTTGATAACCAATAATTCATCTAATCTGCTAACATCGCCGCCCAATTTTGTGTAAGATATCCAGACTGTTTTCGTTTCACCCACCCTATAGTTAAAGCATTGGTAAGTGGTTACGACGTTAACCTCATTTAATGTACTCAGTGTATGGTTTGCGCTTGGTTACTTTGTACCTACTTTAAACGGCTTCGACTACAGATTATCCCTCAGATAATTTTACAAGACAATTATAGGACAGTTCTCATATGGCGTTATCACTACAAAAAGACAAAATCCGGTTTTTATTGCTTGAAGGTCTACATGACAATGCTTTAAAAGTATTGGAAGGAGCTGGTTATCATAATATCGAAAATATCAGTCACGCATTAGATCAAGATGAGCTGATCGAAAAGATTAAAGATGCTCACTTTATCGGTATCCGTTCGCGTACGCAATTGACACGTGAAGTACTTGAGCACGCGCACAAGCTCATCGGTATTGGCTGCTTTTGTATCGGTACTAACCAAGTAGACTTAGACGCTGCACGTGATTTGGGTATTCCCGTCTTTAACGCGCCATACTCAAACACCCGCTCGGTGGCTGAATTGGTATTGGCCGAAGCCATCATGCTATATCGCGGAATTCCTGAAAAAAACGCGACCGTACATCGTGGCGGTTGGGGCAAGTCTGCGACCAATTCACATGAAGTACGTGGTAAGACAATCGGTATCGTCGGTTATGGCTCTATCGGTTCGCAACTGTCTGTCTTAGCAGAAAGCTTTGGTATGAAAGTCATTTATCATGATGCTGTGACCAAATTGCCACTAGGTAATGCGGTACAAGTAGGTAGCTTAGAAGAGCTACTATCAACGGCTGACATCGTGACATTGCATGTGCCTGATGTACCAAGCACCCGCTACATGATGAAAGCTGAGCAGTTCGCGCATATGAAAGACGGCAGCTACTTTATCAATGCCGCTCGTGGTACTTGCGTAGAGATTGATGATTTAGCCGCTGTGCTTGAATCTGGTAAAATTTTGGGCGCAGCGATCGACGTATTCCCAAAAGAGCCAAAATCAGCTGATGAAGAGTTTGAATCACCACTGCGTAAATTTGATAACGTCATCTTGACGCCGCACATTGGTGGCTCAACTCAAGAAGCACAGGCCAATATCGGACTTGAAGTCGCTGATAAGTTTGTTAGATACTCTGACCAAGGTGACACAGCGACAGCCGTGAACTTCCCAGAAGTTTCTATTCCGTTCAAAGAAAACTCGCATCGTCTGTTACATATCCATAGAAACGTGCCAGGCGTGCTGTCTCAGATCAACCGTCTGTTTGCAGAAGCAGGAATTAACATCCTAGCACAGAGCCTGATGACAGAAGGCGATGTCGGTTATTTGGTCATGGATGTTGATTACAATGATTCAACTGCCGCGCTAGATCAGTTAAAAGACGTAGAAGAGACGATTCGCGTGCGTATTTTGTTTTAAATAATATTTGCATGTAAGCATAATTTTTAGCGTAACAGTAGCAGACCATCATTCAGATAGTCTGCTATTTTTTTGTCTTAAATCAAGCAATTGCAATGTTCAATCATGGCATTGATGCTTTTTATTTATGAGTAACACGAATTATAGCGAATGTAAGTTTTACATTCACTATACTCATTTTTATATAAGTTAACATTATCTTAATTATACGGTCTTATTAACAATATAAACTACACCAGTACATTAAGCCTATAATGATGAATATATTTTTAATGAACAACATGATTGATTATGTTTTTGAGGTAAATCACGGTTATGTTCTGCGGACAGGCATACTTAAAAATAGTAAATAGCTTGCTGAAGAAGATAATTCATTTAACACATACAATTGACTGAATAGGATGATTCATGAAAAACAACTTACTCAAGGCAGCTGCATTTGGTAGCGTATTAGCTATGACTGCAACGGCTAGCCATGCTGCTGGTGATCAAGATAAATATCAATTATCTAGTCATATTTTAGATATTAGCACGGGTAAACCAGCACCAAACGTCAATGTAAAACTGATGATGCAAGAGAAAACTGGTAGCTGGAAATTGCTTAATGCGCAAAAGACTGATAATAATGGTCGTATCGGCAACTTCTTACCGAATCAAGACGGTGTTGAGCATGACGGTACTTATAAGTTGATTTTTGAGACGACTCCTTATTTCCGAAATCAAGGTCTAGAGTCTTTCTATCCGTATGTTGAAGTCAATTTCAATATCGAAGGCGATAACCATTACCATGTGCCAATCACTTTGTCTCCATACGGCTATAGCACTTACCGCGGTAGCTAAGCCATATTACGTACTCAATAAGTCATAGGTTAGTACTAATAAAGCAAAAAGGACGCCCCAATCAAATATTTGATTGGGGCGTCCTTTTTGCTTTTATCCATCTTAACTTTATCCATCTTAACTTTATTCAGCGTTAGCTTTATTGGCTTCCTCTGCTTGGCGACGTGCTTCGATTTTAGCGGCTTTGCGTTTCTCAATCACATCAATCACATCACTACCAATATGCGCTTCGCCACGTTTCTTTGCCAGCTGCATTTGATGCTCGCGCTCACGAAAACGGGATTTTTGCTCGTCGGTCGCTTTATTAATGCAGTGTGGGCATGACTCGCCTTTGATGTAAGCAAGGCTTTGCATGTCATCGACAGTAATGGGCATACGGCAGGCGAAGCATTGCTCATAGTTGCCTTTTTCTAAGTTATGATTGACCGACACGCGGTTATCAAAAACGAAGCAATCGCCTTGCCACATAGAGTCGCTGGCTGGAATTTCTTCTAGATATTTTAAGATGCCGCCTTCTAAATGATACACCTCTTCAAATCCTTGCTCGCGCATATAAGCAGTAGACTTCTCACAGCGTATACCACCGGTACAGAACATCGCGACTTTTTTATGTTTGGCTGGATCCATCTCTTTCGCGACGTATTCTGGGAACTCGCGGAACGTTTCGGTATTTGGATTGACGGCATTTTGGAACGTACCGATTTTAACTTCATAATCATTACGCGTATCAATCAAGATGACGTCAGGATCAGAGATAAGCGCATTCCATTCGCTTGGTTTTACATAGCGTCCAACTGATTGCAATGGGTCGATATTTTCAACGCCCATGGTAACGATTTCTTTTTTGAGCTTCACTTTGGTACGATAAAAAGGCTGAGCATCGGTATAAGATTCTTTAAAGGTAAAACTGCCAATCGCTTCGATACTGCGCAGATACTCAAGGACGTTATCGATACCTTGGCGTGTGCCAGAAATCGTACCATTAATGCCTTCATTAGCAATCAATAACGTGCCTTTGACATCATTATCGAGCATATTATTTAAAATTGGCTCGCGGTATTGCTCAAAATCAGCAAAACGCGTGAACTTATATAGAGCGGCAACGACGATGTTATTGGTGACGCTATCGTAGGCTGGGGCTGATTTGTTGTCGGTGACAGTGCTGTTTTGGATATTGCTATCTGTATTGTGGTCTTGAATGGTACTCATTTTTTTCTCCTGCTGGCTAGGTCGCAAACCTAGTGCGTTGGGTTAGGTATGTAGATTAAATATAACACTAGCATGATTGTGGGATTAGCTAATGCGGAGGTAGTGTAGCAAATTTTGCAGAGTTTTTGAACATAACTCATACCCATAATGTTCGCAATATGAAGATATAGTGTACGAAAAACCTCTCATGGATTGAAATCTCTACAGTTAAAACAAAAAATAGGTAATTGTAGTCATCACAGTTCTTTCACAAAAGTAGCTTGTACTCGCTTCGAAATAAGAATGTAGGGTATCCATATAAGACAAGCGACAAGCGTTCGAACCAGCTCTTTAGTCGTATCAGGATCGAAAATAGGATCATTAGGGAAAATAATTTTAACCGCCATCGCATCGATAATGATGAATACGAGAGTAAACAGTAGAATGCCGATATAGAACTTTGGAAAGACAGCCTTCTTCAAGAAGAATAAGAATCCAACAAATATCCATGTGAGCACTAATGCACCATTAATAGTCATTTCTGCTAATATGATTGGCGCCCACATAGGATGATACGCTTCGGTTCCTGATGAGGTCAATATCTCCCAAGAACCATCTTTGAATATTTCAGAATAAAGTGGAAAAATAAGAAAGATGATTCGTAAAGGTGAAGCTACTATCCCAAGAGCGACCAACCACAGCCAACCGCCTATCCCTTCTAACGGTTCTTCGCCTATCCCTTTTAAGTGTTCTGCCACCAAATTCTCCT is a genomic window of Psychrobacter cibarius containing:
- a CDS encoding protein disulfide oxidoreductase, whose protein sequence is MTTDTDTDTEKSIKKPKKTPKQKGLSIAKNILIYGLVFAVIYTAINWWRQPIMPANPQLQLTDYQGQVVDLAALSNEQPTLVYFWGTWCPICSITSPTIDRLAAANDYPVVTIAIKSGTDQELHRYLNENSYRFTTINDQEGSIFADWQGQVTPSYVILKNGEMTQGLTGIQPLWSLKLRLWLSSVF
- a CDS encoding bifunctional GNAT family N-acetyltransferase/carbon-nitrogen hydrolase family protein, yielding MSKIEKLDDFHLTIAEIKKKDYPQLKALMDRVYVNLGGAWSKNTINTLIDAFPEGQIALFDHDQLIGIVLSMRVDYATFSNPHTYDDLIGHKEIIRDNPEGDAIYGLDALIDPEYRGYRLGRRLYDARKELCRQLNFRAILAGGRIPNYHNHQDLTPGEYIEAVAAREIHDSALSFQLSNGFIVKRILTAYLPDDKQSKGFATLLEWANIYYEPQDYKPNTRKSEVRIGGIQWQMREVESPEELLQQVEFFVDIMADYNSDFACLPEFFNAPLMGLCESTDQNVAIRFLAGYTEWFKNEISHLAVSYNVNVITGSMPYLDEDDTLYNVSYLCRRDGTVEEQRKIHITPHERSAWVIEGGDEVKVFDTDAGRIGILVCYDVEFPELARLMALDDMDILFVPFWTDTQNGYLRVRHCAQARAIENECYVMICGSVGNLPQVESLDIQYAQSSIFSPSDFAFPHDAIMAETTANTEMVFFSDVNLDKLIHVRNEGSVHNLLDRRDDLYSLKWKRKSKVSASKLSDDERLENSGSVLLGDPLQNRAQKP
- a CDS encoding BLUF domain-containing protein, with translation MPSSHNNRVSSWDEIEDSALVQLVYVSSLTLVSRLSASIFDEVECHARNYNQQHGITGTLCYGSGHFLQCIEGEKAHVFALKQRIFADKRHKNTEILLLQTIEHRRFADWRMRLLFLERWLWSPASKKQAAQLSPYLPFAPHNWSPDRTENFLQIIKTFDTPPHIKAAGITYNALGNMFRHIAAPHQAFLIVQGFLSVLLVVALVLLFL
- a CDS encoding FAD-binding oxidoreductase — its product is MDVHQFDASQIKTDPESLEHWGKDWTKHFAPAAAAIVFPKTTEQVQAIVLLANEHNVVLTPSGGRTGLSAGAVAANGEIVVSMDKMNHIGQFYPADRIVEVEAGVITQQLQQFAESKDLYYPVDFASAGSSQIGGNIGTNAGGIKVIRYGMTRQWIMGLTVVTGKGDILQLNRGMVKNATGYDLRQLFIGSEGTLGLVTHAQIKLERQPQDLNVMVLGMDSFNDVMNVLSAFQAKIDLTAFEFFDDVAIDKLMAHGQVQEPFESRTKFYTLLEFEAPYEPIMDKAMAIFEHCMEQGWVVDGVMSQSLAQAEELWKLREYISETISVFTPYKNDVSVLISYVPEFITEIDHIVSSNYPDFEVCWFGHIGDGNLHLNILKPENMSKDDFFAECQIVNKHVFETVQKYGGSVSAEHGVGMTKKPYLQYSRSEIEIEYLREVKKVFDPNNIMNRGKIFDM
- the serA gene encoding phosphoglycerate dehydrogenase; this encodes MALSLQKDKIRFLLLEGLHDNALKVLEGAGYHNIENISHALDQDELIEKIKDAHFIGIRSRTQLTREVLEHAHKLIGIGCFCIGTNQVDLDAARDLGIPVFNAPYSNTRSVAELVLAEAIMLYRGIPEKNATVHRGGWGKSATNSHEVRGKTIGIVGYGSIGSQLSVLAESFGMKVIYHDAVTKLPLGNAVQVGSLEELLSTADIVTLHVPDVPSTRYMMKAEQFAHMKDGSYFINAARGTCVEIDDLAAVLESGKILGAAIDVFPKEPKSADEEFESPLRKFDNVILTPHIGGSTQEAQANIGLEVADKFVRYSDQGDTATAVNFPEVSIPFKENSHRLLHIHRNVPGVLSQINRLFAEAGINILAQSLMTEGDVGYLVMDVDYNDSTAALDQLKDVEETIRVRILF
- the uraH gene encoding hydroxyisourate hydrolase, translating into MKNNLLKAAAFGSVLAMTATASHAAGDQDKYQLSSHILDISTGKPAPNVNVKLMMQEKTGSWKLLNAQKTDNNGRIGNFLPNQDGVEHDGTYKLIFETTPYFRNQGLESFYPYVEVNFNIEGDNHYHVPITLSPYGYSTYRGS
- a CDS encoding rhodanese-related sulfurtransferase gives rise to the protein MSTIQDHNTDSNIQNSTVTDNKSAPAYDSVTNNIVVAALYKFTRFADFEQYREPILNNMLDNDVKGTLLIANEGINGTISGTRQGIDNVLEYLRSIEAIGSFTFKESYTDAQPFYRTKVKLKKEIVTMGVENIDPLQSVGRYVKPSEWNALISDPDVILIDTRNDYEVKIGTFQNAVNPNTETFREFPEYVAKEMDPAKHKKVAMFCTGGIRCEKSTAYMREQGFEEVYHLEGGILKYLEEIPASDSMWQGDCFVFDNRVSVNHNLEKGNYEQCFACRMPITVDDMQSLAYIKGESCPHCINKATDEQKSRFREREHQMQLAKKRGEAHIGSDVIDVIEKRKAAKIEARRQAEEANKANAE
- a CDS encoding DUF2569 domain-containing protein; protein product: MAEHLKGIGEEPLEGIGGWLWLVALGIVASPLRIIFLIFPLYSEIFKDGSWEILTSSGTEAYHPMWAPIILAEMTINGALVLTWIFVGFLFFLKKAVFPKFYIGILLFTLVFIIIDAMAVKIIFPNDPIFDPDTTKELVRTLVACLIWIPYILISKRVQATFVKEL